In Paramormyrops kingsleyae isolate MSU_618 chromosome 11, PKINGS_0.4, whole genome shotgun sequence, the genomic window GTGTCTGCCGTGCAGTGGGGCCGGCCCCTCTCCTCCGGGTGTCTGCCGTGCAGTGGGGCCGGCCCCTCTCCTCCGGGTGTCTGCCGTGCAGTGGGGCCGCCCCCTCTCCTCCGGGTGTCTGCCGTGCAGTGGGGCCGCCCCCTCTCCTCCGGGTGTCTGCCGTGCAGTGGGGCCGCCCCCTCTCCTCCGGGTGTCTGTGGTGCAGCGGGGCCACTCCCTCTTCTCCGGGTGTCTGCCGTGCAGTGGGGCCGCCCCCTCTCCTCCGGGTGTCTGTGGTGCAGTGGGGCCACCCCCTCTTCTCCGGGTGTCTGCAATGCAGTGGCCCCCCCCTCCTCTGGGTGTCTGCTCTTATACCATCCTTATTATATTCATGCCATTATCTCCTTACAGCTATTAACATTTTATGTTACATAACGTTTTTCTGACTGAAGAAAAACTGGGACGTGGTGAAATAAATTTTGTGTGAAATTGCTAATTCCTACAGTATCTGCTTTCTGCATCAGCTCTAGTTTGCAAACTCAGCCTGTTTTCCTCGCATGGCTACAGGTGAAAAGTTTTGCCCATGTAGAGGCCACACTGACGTCCTTCTCCGTCTCTCTGCTGTGTCCTCCTGGCTGCATTCATTAAGGACGATGCCGGGATTAAATCTCACCGTGCTAATTCATGACTTTCCTATCTCACAGGTGATCAAAGGCCTCTCTTACCTGAGAGAGAAACACAAGATCATGCACAGAGGTGAGgcactttaatttctctaacaGCAGGCGCCTGATTAGGCCACGCTGATTAGTGTCAGCAAAGGCAGACGAATCTTTGGGAAAGTCGAGGTGCTGTCAGAATGCAAGAGTAATTCTTTGGAAATGAAGAACCTCTCCTTTGCATTTTGGCAGAGTAGCGCAATTAGACATTAATAAAAATTACGGTCAAACGTGAAATGGTCCATTAGAAAACCAGCCAGCAGTGATTAAATACATTTACTGACATGAATAGATACTGTGCAGTATTTTCCTGCATTTACCTGTTTACTTACATGCTGCTCCACCGTATTTCTGAGTGGTAGGTGACTCATGACCTGAGAGCTCTATTCATCCCTTTATAAAAAAACTCCCACGCAACAAAAGGGAGAAATCAGCTATCAGTGTGTTCAGTTCAGCTGGCGACCGTTAAGTACCATCTGCCGTGGAGAGAagcgccccccccgcccccccctcagCCCGGCTCTTCTTGTCGGCACCCACGGGTCCGCTCAGCCCAGAAACCCTCTTGGGTCTGGAAGGGattcaaggggggggggggtttcagagCGAGGTGGACAAATTTTGGGTAAGAAAATGTAACTCGCAGGGAGGCGTTAAAGTCGGCCATTTTCCACACCATCTGCGGGTTCGTCATGTAGCCAGAGCTAAACATAGGCATTGGGCATCAGGCTAAACATAGTGTGTGACTGGGAGATGCTGCACCATTTAAAAGGAAATACTTTTTTTAGTGATACAAACTAATACTGTGTAGTTTtaaagattcaagattcaaaggtTTTCTTGTCATTGTGTTTCTTGTCATTGTGACATTGTCACACACGACGAGATAATATTAGTGATTTCTGAAACCAATGCAAtacaaatatgaaataaataatatttgaaTGATATAAGCAATATTCAAGAAGTAAACTATATATAAAAGTAAAGATATTGAGTTAGTCAAACTATTGAAATAAATTATCAAGAGGCAgactaaaaataacaaaataaagtgCAGCAATAACAAGTGACTATCAGAGGTTAATGCACATACTTGCATATAGCTCATCGAATAGTCATTTCTGCGAAACTCCAGTGCTCTGTTACGGTAGCACTTATACGAGGTCTTTGTTTGCGAGACAGGACTAGGAAAGACGCTGTTCCTGAACCTGCGTGTGGGTGTGACTGCTTCTGTAGCATCGCTGCATCTGTTGGGTGGTAGGAGGGCAAACTATTGTTTGCTGGGGGTGAATCTGGGATTAATCTTTAATGATGTTGACGGCCTCCCTTGGAGTGCAGTTTGTAGCTGTCCTCAGCGGCCGAGAGCTCTGTTCCTATGATGAACTTAGCCGTCTTGATGACCTGCTGTTGAGCTCTCTGGTTAACCTCAGTGCAGTCAGTGTACCAGAATACTCTATATGGACAAGAGAACCACAGGAACTTATATGATGACCCATTCTAAATCCgtaggcatcagtatggagctggtcccccttTGCAGTGATATCAGTTGCCACttttctggggaggctttccacaagattttggagtgtgtctgtggggattgctgcccattcatccagaagggcatttgtgaggtcaggcactggctcacaatctccattctagttcatcccaaaggtgttcattggggttgaggtcagggctctgtatgGGCCAGTCTAGGGGTGGGCAATATAACCAAAATCTTCTATCACGTTAGAAGCAATTTTCTACCTCGATAAcgatatatatcacaatatagcaatttgtatctggaaatgcataaataaaaattcaaacacaaagaaactgttttatataatgtaattttatttaaactgtgaattgcagcattactttaagtaaaaaaacaatcataCTGTTTACTGTAATGTATTGTACTGCATTCTTTGACCTTGGCCATATTCGTTTGGATGCTTGGATTTGAGATGATAGAAAAGGTTTGATGTGTTTCCACCGCTTGCTAAAACAGTGCTCTTGCATACCTTGCAAATCACGTTCGTCTCATTCGCATCACTTTTCCTGTACCCAAACCAATTCCACACCACAGACGATGcaccttttttctttacaatctcCTCATTGTTGGTTTCGTCACATGTAAGCAAACTCACCGCTGCACCGTCTTCTTCCATTGTCGAAGTGAATGTGTATTGCGTGGCTACCTAACGTGCAACGTCACGTGACCTCAATCACGATTAAGACGATAGACCAAAATCTCTATCGGTTGACAAATTTCTACCGGTTAGTCGTGTCTACCggtatatcgcccacccctaggCCAGTCAACTTCTTCCagaccaaactcacccaaccatatctttatggaccttactttgtgcactggggcagtcatgctggaacaggaaAGGGCCTTCCCACTAAGTTGGAAGCATAAAATTatccaaaatgtcttgatatgcataccatagaagttcctgtgggtgtaatggccaggtgttccagtacttttgtccatgtagtgtaTGATGCAGTATGTCAGCAAGTTCTCTGTAGAGCCTCTGTATGACTAGCAGTTTCCCTCATCAGTTTGCTCTCCTCAGAACCTTCAAGTAGAAGAATCTCTGCTGAGGCTCCCCTGTAATAGAGGGTGTTGATGGAGCACTAAAGATCCTCCATGATGTTACACACAAACGTTTAAAGCTGGCCACTCTTTCCACTGGTTCTCCTTGGATCAGTACCGGTTTTTTCTCCCTGCCTCTTTGGGGTTGAGAGCCAGACCGTTGTCTTCATTCCACAGGATTCTGCACTTCTTCCCTTTAGTCTGTCTTACATTGTTTGTGATCAGGCCAGTGACTGTTGTCGTCTGCAGACCTGGTGATGGAGTTAGAGGTGTGGACAGGCACAGTGTTGTATGTGTAGAGGGCGTTGAGGAGGGGCTGAGTGAACGTCCTCGTAGTGCCCCTCCCAGGTGGAGGAGCTCTCTCCTGTCCTGCTTTGGTGCTGGTTGAGTGCTGTAACCCGCCTGTCACACCTCAAGAAGCAACCTCCTTTTCTGTCGCCTAGATGTCAAGCCGTCAAATATCCTGGTCAACTCGCGCGGAGAGATCAAATTGTGTGACTTTGGCGTGAGCGGTCAGCTCATCGACTCCATGGCGAATTCCTTTGTGGGCACGCGTTCCTACATGTCTGTGAGTGTCACCCGCTGCCCTCTGGCCGtatgcccatccatccatccatccggctgcgagcacaaagcagggaacagcccaggatggggcgccaacccatcacagggcagactcACACAACAGGGTCACACAGACGTGCAcacagaggggaggggggggggggcatgcagacTTCAGCACCAGGGCCATTCTTCATAAATGAAACCCAAAGAATGCATTTTGTTTTACTGCTTCCAGATGCATCTCCTCACTGTAATGCATCTACATTGCACATTTGGAAATCATGCAAAGATAATATTTTACCTAAAACTGTTCTTTTCAGGCTTTTCTTTTACATGCAGATTAATTACTAACTTGAAAGAGAATGTGTATGCAGGCATGTGCAGGGGTGGGTTGGGGTCACCGGTCACTTTTATGCCCAAATGGCTGAAAGTGCCCCTTTTTCATAACCAGGCATACACCCCCCATGATCAGCTAAATTTACCCTAAGCcacacctccaccccccctgtTGAACACCTATCCTTCAAAAAATCTGTGTATGTATGGGTGTCATCTCGGGATGTGGCCGGGATGTGAAGGCAGCCGTGTGATTGagcgtgtgccccccccccccggcagcccGAGCGACTACAGGGCACGCACTACTCCGTGCAGTCAGACATCTGGAGCATGGGCCTGTCCCTGGTGGAAATGGCCATCGGCCGCTTCCCCATCCCACCCCCTGACGCCAAGGAGCTGGAGCAGATTTTCGGCTTCCCGGTAGAGGGCGACGCGCGGCCCAGCGCGACATCCCCCAGGCCCAGGTCCCTGGGGAGGCCCGTCAGCTGTAAGTCCACGGGGTTACCTGGGGGAAGCCCTTGGTGGGCGTCACTGAACATGCTGCTCACATGACAGGAttctgtgatgtcattcctCCAAAGCAGGGAGCCCCCAAAAAAGAACAGGATTGGGGGGTCCTTAAGTCTTGCATCATTGCAGCCAGCCTGTGGCCACTTCCTTTTGTCCTGTATTCCATAATTGTCACACATTTTTGTCCTGCAGTGTGATAAGTCTTCTAGCCATAAACCACCTCTCCTTTATGTTTAAGCTCATGGTATCGACAGCAGACCTCCCATGGCAATTTTTGAGCTGCTTGACTACATTGTCAATGAggtatgttacatttttttcagtgcttATAGAAAtcctttaaaaaatgttaaaataatatcaGCTCAAGCCAATGAGTCATTTGACTATAAACTAGATATTTCACATTCAGAACACACAATACTTTGTCACGCCTTTGTAGATTTGGCGCCATCTTGTGATTATAATGGAATGTTGCAGTACGCGTGATAGATGGGGTTTTAAAAGTTGTAAAAGTTGCCTATTGATCTGCCCATTTCCAACCTGCTATCCAGTGCAGGGACCTGGGTGGGCAAAAACTGGAGCCTATACCAAATTTATATATCAAAGATTTTTAGTTGTGGATATCAAAATGGAATTTACAGCTGTTTCTTTTACGTAATAGCTATAGTGTATTAAATGCCGTTTAAATTTTGCTGGAAGGCTGTGTTACTACTGTACCCTTAAGTTTCTGGCTCACCTTACCTACATATGTTTGTAGAATAATGTGTTTTGTGAATCAAGTCATATACATGGTGTCAGACCAAATGACACGAGATATTGAAATCAGCATCATGGAATGAAAATCGATCTGCCTTCTGATTTCACCAACTTTCCGTTTCCAGCCACCTCCCAAACTTCCCAACATCTTCGGTCCTGAATTTCAAGACTTTGTTAACAAATGGTATGTATGACCACTGACATCAACCTTTCTTTTTCAAAAATACCACATTGGAAAAAATACTTGTACACCTGCTTAGTACCAAAGTAGGGTTTGCTAAGTGATACCACTGTTCTATTGCTTTTGAATAGTAAGCATGATGCATCAGATCAAATACTGCCATTCAGCTGCAGAAATATATGCTGTAATTTGAGACAGCAGCCACAGTTCATGGAGTTTAACTGGTCCTCTTCTAATCATGAAACTGTTTACATTAAGTTTGATcaagaaccctgcggagagagCCGATTTGAAGCAGTTAATGGTGAGTTAGACGTCTTCCAGACACTGGGTAAAATGCTAATCTGCCCTGCAGACCTCAGTGACGGCAAACAAATGGTGTCTCACATGGTACGCGACTCCCCGCAGATACACCCCTTCATCAAACAGTCCGAGGTGGAGGAAGTGGACTTCACAGGCTGGCTGTGCAGCACCATCGGCCTGAGCCAGCCTATCACCCCTACCCACAGCGGAGGGCTCTGAGCTCTGGGCACATCCCTCCAACTTCAGTCATCTCTCCAACTTAATGTTTTGTATATAGTAAAAGTTCCTGTTTTACACATTGTTGGTTTGGATAAGCTACATGTGCTTTATCTATAAatgtttaaaggaaaaaaaaaaaaaaaaaaaaagttgtccTACAGTCAAAATAATGGATAAAGCCATTTAATAGCGTTTAGCAGCAGCACTACACTTAACACCACATCTACACACTAGCAGCCTATTACTCCACTCTGAGTGGGTTAAACCACAGAACACAAAGGGGAATATGTGCTGCTCAAACGCTTCACCCTCCATCAGCTGCTGGAGCTCTGCAGTCCTCACAGCAGTTTTGGGAGCTCTACAGCCTCTGCTCAAATCGCTTCCTATTAAAGGACTTCAAAAAGTCTGACAATGTACCGAGTTCCCGCCGTCATCACCATTAATGCAGCCGAAAGGGAAGCAGGAAAAAACCCAATGGCAGAGAATCACCTCTGTTTTATGAACAGAAATAAAATGGTCACCAAATTTCTGTACAACACAAATGTATGAAATACACGGCTTGTGTGAAAGTCATTGTGCtatgatgaaaaataaaatgtgtctcCCAGTTTTTCTGACTGCCTTACACAACAACACCAgtgccatttcttttttttttttttgaacattttattgtcatatccGTGTGCCTCCAGGCTGCATGAGACTGCGTTTACTTGGCTGGCTTCTCCGCTGCTGGTGCCTTCTCCTTCGGTGCCTTGGCTGCCTTCGCCTTGCCCGCATCCGCTGGCTTGCCCGCTTCTGGGGCCTTGCCGGCCGCCGCCTTCTTCTTGGCCTCTCTCTTCACCTTCCTTGTGGCCTTCTTGTTCTTCTGAAGCTTGGCTCTCATCTGTAAAAGGAAAGCGAGATGCTGGTGTCAAACAAATGCAGTCTGTGTTTGAAGCTAGGGGAACGAGCTATGGCGGAGATGCCAGGTGCGCCCATCGGCGTAGGCCGGGTCTCGGGAGCTTACAGCGGGGTCGTGCAGCAGGATGGCATTGCGCCTTGCCGTCTTGGCGTAAGGGTTCAGCTTCATCATGACCCTCAGGTTCTTCAGAGGATTCTTCTTCAGCACTCTCCTGTGGATCTTCTTGCTATAAAAGCCACAAAGGGTAAGGATCACCATTTAAACACGTACTCATCCAGGCAGACAGTTCCTATATTACTGAAAGCTATGACTGCATATTCTCAGAACTTCAAGTAAAATCATGGTGGTCAGAAACACGGACCATGAAGTTAAGCTCATCACAGCTGGGCAGCGACAGCATACCATCCCTAATATCTCCACTGGCAGCTACCAGACCTTGGCCTGCATCCCTAAAGTGCGGGACACTTACTTTGGAGGACGCAGAGCCTTCTGGATCTCCTGGCTTTTCAGAATCCTGCTCAGGTCTGTGTTGGTCATCTTGTGCATTGGCAGGCTGGAAACCAAGACAGTCATTAGTATTAGGACAAGTAATACTAATGAAACATGAGAGGAGTATTAAACCACAAAAAGGAAAACTCAAGTGGGACAAGCTCTAGGCCGGGGCACTATATGCTCAGAACTTCGGCTAAAGTCAATGCGTTTCAGAAACACGGACCATGAAGTTGAAGCTCATCATTGCAGGCAGAGCTATGAGGTGGTTTAATGCTATATGAAGACCATAAACTGCATGTACATCAAAAAGCAAACGGAGCATCGCTGAGCCACTCACTTGTAGTCCACCTTCTTGGTGGCCGGCTTGCGCCAGGTGCCGTACAGCTCATCCAGTTTCCGGAAAGCGCTCTCTGTCCAGATGCAGAAGCGGCCCACGTGGCCACCAGGAGCCAGGCGGAGCAGGTTCAGCTTGTTGACGTTCTGCAGAGTGATACCTGACAAGGCGGCCATTGTCAAAATCCACGTCATACAGCAGGTCCAGCaaagtgcaaaaaaaatgcattaaaatgacaGCTTCCAAAAAAGCCCATTAACATATTTAGCTGGAACAGCAGGGACCACCAAAGATCTTACTGAACCCACTGCATGCATTTGCAAATTCCACTAATCAAGTACCAGGATGCAGGTCACATGGGCCCATCACCCAGCACAAACCATTTCAGGAAACTAACCAGGGATGTTCCTGAAGGCCTTTGTCACGCCGGAGTCTGCGTTGTAGATGATGCAAGGTCCTTTGCGCTGAATTCGCCTGCGGTTCCTCATCTTACCTTTGCCGGCACGCATGCGCTGGGAGGCGTACACCTGCGGACAGAGTCACCGGAGCGACACTGAGCATGGAAACTACACAACTGGTTACCAAAGCCTACAGAACGGTTATAACTGCTGGAACAATCAATTTACAATAAGCTGGACTTATTTGTATACAATAAAGCCCTAGAGCTACCCTGTGTCTTAAGGCCGGCCCACCTTCTTAATGTCATTCCAGGCCTTCAGTTTCTTCAAGAGCAGAACTGCCTCCTTGGTCTTCTTGTATCCTTCAACCTTATCATCGACCACCAAGGGTACCTCGGGGATCTCCTCGATGCGGTGACCTGAGCAAAAGCATCATCTGTGACTTATACTTGGAAGGATCAGCTACTCCTCTGGCCCCAACAGTCAGCAAGAGTCTTGCTCAGAATTATATTTTCGTCAACCTCCCGTAGCGGCATGGTGACAGAAGGCAACTGTCGCCGTCCACGGGGTCGGACGCAAATTACACCATCATGGCAAGTGTCAGGGCGTCTTTCCTGCCTGCATTTCACTCTGTTCGTCTGACACGCTGCTAGAATGCTAAATTCTATGAGGCGTTATGCCTGGGTCAAAGCGAGATGAAAGATTAACTGACCTTTGGCCATCACCAGAGCCGGCAGGGCGGAAGCAGCCAGGGCGGAGCAAATGGCATAGCGCTTCTGGGTCGTGTTGATCCGGCGATGCCAGCGACGCCAGGTCTTGGTGGGGGCAAACATGCGCCCTCCACGACACATCTACACTGGAGTCAAGGCATAAACACCAGGCTCACGCTTCTCCCAGCCTCCCCCCCATCAGACGAAACCTGCTCAGATTCCTTCTTTCTTCAGACTTCTGTGCCAGCATGTGACAGCAGGCTAACTGTCGCTGTTCACAGGATAAGACGCAAATTACACCATCATAGCAGGCAACACTTTCATTAACAGGCTATGCAAAAAAACCTAATGGCACATATTTAACTAAGAACCGCAACCCCCAGCCATTGCAGGGGTAGAAACTATTCTGAAGTTTCGAAGCCCAGCAAGCAGACCAGCACGGGGACAGGCTGAAACTGAGGATACGTTTCCAAAGGCTCCCTGGCCAGAGCGATGAGTGCCACCACCACGCACACGGGGGATACGAGCCACCGCTCTACCGGTACCCCAAGACTCAGCACTAGTCTGGTGACCTGAAATGCAAAAATTCCAAGAATCAGGCACAGTGGGGAATCAGAAGCAATTATCACCTCCCAAATATATTGTTTATTGTAGGTCAAGCTTGTCAGAACTTCCACTTTTATCACAGAGCTCAGAAACACGGACCATGAAGTGGAGACTCATCAGCGAAGCTATTTTCAACCGTCCCTTCAACGATACACCTATATTTACTGTTTTAATTTCGTTTTAAGTTTGTCCAGTACTCACCA contains:
- the map2k1 gene encoding dual specificity mitogen-activated protein kinase kinase 1; this encodes MQKRRKPEPIQLKPIPDGNAVNGNSATETNLESLQKKLEELELDEQQRKRLEAFLTQKQKVGELKDDDFSKICELGAGNGGVVFKVLHRPSGLIMARKLIHLEIKPAVRNQIIRELQVLHECNSPYIVGFYGAFYSDGEIGICMEHMDGGSLDQSLKKAGKIPEQILGKVSIAVIKGLSYLREKHKIMHRDVKPSNILVNSRGEIKLCDFGVSGQLIDSMANSFVGTRSYMSPERLQGTHYSVQSDIWSMGLSLVEMAIGRFPIPPPDAKELEQIFGFPVEGDARPSATSPRPRSLGRPVSSHGIDSRPPMAIFELLDYIVNEPPPKLPNIFGPEFQDFVNKCLIKNPAERADLKQLMIHPFIKQSEVEEVDFTGWLCSTIGLSQPITPTHSGGL
- the rpl4 gene encoding large ribosomal subunit protein uL4, which produces MACARPLISVYSEKGETSGKNVVMPAVFKAPIRPDIVNFVHTNMRKNNRQPYAVSELAGHQTSAESWGTGRAVARIPRVRGGGTHRSGQGAFGNMCRGGRMFAPTKTWRRWHRRINTTQKRYAICSALAASALPALVMAKGHRIEEIPEVPLVVDDKVEGYKKTKEAVLLLKKLKAWNDIKKVYASQRMRAGKGKMRNRRRIQRKGPCIIYNADSGVTKAFRNIPGITLQNVNKLNLLRLAPGGHVGRFCIWTESAFRKLDELYGTWRKPATKKVDYNLPMHKMTNTDLSRILKSQEIQKALRPPNKKIHRRVLKKNPLKNLRVMMKLNPYAKTARRNAILLHDPAMRAKLQKNKKATRKVKREAKKKAAAGKAPEAGKPADAGKAKAAKAPKEKAPAAEKPAK